In a single window of the Halobaculum lipolyticum genome:
- a CDS encoding ATP-binding protein — protein sequence MTDAGDSELGDFEDHGGFDDWDDPGPAGDDAARADAGADSEAGTAGRSVDADGSAAGAGTDPGDADEDEGETGSGFERYAMEAAEAGTADGIGTVSVAQGLRVAEDSDETSLKAFVTVGNREDVRIGKYLMVPYPDGEQLFCRITALEYAQEFRTDDATELTARRRMRTNRGDFTEADYKYIAELSPVAVLFHDGDELKRRMVDRVPKPGAFVRQATDAEQIKTGLAIPEEGVFLGHLSVGGEKVRTAAEPPTVDYRLKDDYEAGDPLVFRHTLVAGGTGSGKTHGAKNVLRQYLGRTYETDDGRDARAAVVMFDPQDEYAQMHDDNPDLDGEWARRLEREGIEHGGHDDTVALVPKEAGVTYPGSGHRAEQVEFTVPFSIVDEYNMPWLVAGASLNENQYPALRTLLDRFFRNYREGTYQQFLSFLDDPALKEELDESGRVHEATYDAVKRRVRGVPSGVFDQDAKPITELDTTLVRPGGLTVVPTYHLSSARAKEMFVLAVSAMLVDDKLSNSPRSDRIDGTPLVLGMDEAHNFLAGADNVQARQVVGKFTEAAKQGRKERLGLFLVTQDPQDIADPVFKQVNTRLVLNLGDEDAISSVNIPPTLANKVPYMEKGQMVVYSPDNSEPVEVTGLPVCVTRHGE from the coding sequence ATGACCGACGCCGGAGACTCCGAACTCGGCGACTTCGAGGACCACGGGGGGTTCGACGACTGGGACGACCCCGGTCCCGCGGGCGACGACGCCGCCCGCGCGGACGCCGGAGCCGACAGCGAGGCGGGAACTGCCGGCCGCTCCGTCGACGCAGACGGGTCGGCCGCGGGCGCCGGAACCGACCCCGGAGACGCCGACGAGGACGAAGGCGAGACCGGCTCGGGGTTCGAACGCTACGCCATGGAGGCCGCGGAGGCGGGGACGGCCGACGGCATCGGCACCGTCTCGGTGGCACAGGGGTTGCGCGTGGCCGAGGACAGCGACGAGACGAGCCTGAAGGCGTTCGTCACCGTCGGCAACCGCGAGGACGTGCGGATCGGCAAGTACCTCATGGTGCCGTACCCGGACGGCGAGCAACTGTTCTGCCGGATCACGGCCCTGGAGTACGCCCAGGAGTTCCGCACCGACGACGCGACGGAGTTGACCGCGCGCCGGCGGATGCGGACGAACCGCGGCGACTTCACCGAGGCCGACTACAAGTACATCGCCGAGTTGTCGCCCGTGGCGGTGCTGTTCCACGACGGCGACGAACTGAAGCGACGGATGGTCGACCGCGTCCCCAAGCCGGGCGCGTTCGTCCGGCAGGCGACCGACGCCGAGCAGATCAAGACCGGACTCGCCATCCCCGAGGAGGGCGTGTTCCTCGGCCACCTCTCGGTCGGCGGCGAGAAAGTGCGCACCGCCGCGGAGCCGCCGACGGTCGACTACCGACTGAAGGACGACTACGAGGCGGGCGACCCGCTCGTGTTCCGCCACACCCTCGTCGCCGGCGGCACCGGGTCCGGGAAGACCCACGGCGCGAAGAACGTCCTCCGGCAGTACCTCGGGCGCACCTACGAGACGGACGACGGCCGCGACGCCCGTGCCGCGGTCGTGATGTTCGACCCGCAGGACGAGTACGCCCAGATGCACGACGACAACCCCGACCTCGACGGCGAGTGGGCGCGCCGGCTGGAGCGCGAGGGGATCGAACACGGCGGCCACGACGACACCGTCGCGCTCGTCCCGAAGGAGGCGGGCGTCACCTACCCGGGCAGCGGCCACCGCGCCGAGCAGGTGGAGTTCACCGTCCCGTTCTCCATCGTGGACGAGTACAACATGCCGTGGCTCGTCGCCGGCGCGTCGCTCAACGAGAACCAGTACCCGGCGCTGCGGACGCTCCTCGACCGGTTCTTCCGCAACTACCGGGAGGGGACCTACCAGCAGTTCCTCTCGTTCCTCGACGACCCCGCGTTGAAGGAGGAACTCGACGAGTCGGGGCGCGTCCACGAGGCGACGTACGACGCCGTGAAGCGTCGCGTGCGCGGGGTCCCCTCCGGCGTGTTCGACCAGGACGCCAAGCCGATCACGGAGTTGGACACGACGCTCGTGCGCCCGGGCGGGCTGACGGTCGTGCCGACGTACCACCTCTCCTCGGCGCGGGCCAAGGAGATGTTCGTGCTGGCGGTGTCGGCGATGCTCGTCGACGACAAACTGTCGAACTCCCCGCGGAGCGACCGGATCGACGGGACGCCGCTCGTGCTCGGGATGGACGAGGCGCACAACTTCCTCGCGGGCGCCGACAACGTCCAAGCCCGGCAGGTCGTCGGGAAGTTCACCGAGGCGGCCAAGCAGGGCCGCAAGGAGCGCCTCGGCCTGTTCCTCGTGACGCAGGACCCGCAGGACATCGCCGACCCGGTGTTCAAACAGGTGAACACGCGGCTCGTGCTCAACCTCGGCGACGAGGACGCCATCTCCTCGGTGAACATCCCGCCGACGCTGGCGAACAAAGTGCCGTACATGGAGAAGGGACAGATGGTCGTCTACTCGCCCGACAACTCCGAGCCGGTCGAGGTGACCGGTCTCCCCGTCTGCGTCACCCGCCACGGGGAGTGA
- a CDS encoding DUF7113 family protein, with product MLLVRGSGGGTTLTGTVYERGEEAPSFKGAPDEGAPYVWVCDAFYEVESGGTELVVDGDAIRVAFESPAPRGFDTREQAVAAAEDHVRTQFARVGVAEADVEVEVVKSDPQ from the coding sequence ATGTTGTTGGTCCGCGGGAGCGGCGGCGGCACGACGCTCACCGGCACGGTGTACGAACGCGGCGAGGAGGCGCCGTCGTTCAAGGGGGCGCCCGACGAGGGCGCACCCTACGTTTGGGTGTGCGACGCGTTCTACGAGGTCGAGTCGGGCGGCACGGAGCTGGTGGTCGACGGCGACGCGATCCGGGTCGCGTTCGAGTCGCCCGCGCCGCGCGGGTTCGACACCCGAGAGCAGGCCGTCGCGGCCGCCGAGGACCACGTCCGGACGCAGTTCGCCCGCGTCGGCGTCGCCGAGGCCGACGTCGAGGTCGAGGTCGTGAAGAGCGACCCGCAGTAG